A stretch of Crossiella cryophila DNA encodes these proteins:
- a CDS encoding ABC transporter ATP-binding protein — protein MADTDNVLEVRDLVKHFPVTQGILFKKTIGQVKAVDGVSFDLRRGETLGIVGESGCGKSTLAQVLMRLEKPTSGSASFNGRDIFKMQGGELRKLRRNIQIVLQDPYTSLNPRMTVGDIVGEPYEIHPEVAPKGERRKKVQDLLDVVGLNPEHIHRYPHQFSGGQRQRIGIARALALRPEVIICDEPVSALDVSIQAQVMNLLGDLQTEFGLSYVFIAHDLSVVRHLSDRVGVMYLGKMVELGTEEQIYEHPTHPYTQALLSAVPVPDPSLRGRREVIRLTGDVPSPVNPPSGCRFRTRCWKAQDICAEESPLLEIRLPEPGAAHPSACHFAEEKPHVVV, from the coding sequence GTGGCTGACACCGACAACGTGCTTGAGGTCCGGGATCTGGTCAAGCACTTCCCGGTCACCCAGGGCATCCTGTTCAAGAAGACCATCGGCCAGGTCAAGGCGGTGGACGGGGTCTCATTCGACCTCCGCCGCGGCGAGACGCTCGGCATCGTGGGCGAGTCCGGCTGTGGCAAGTCCACGCTGGCCCAGGTGCTGATGCGGCTGGAGAAGCCGACCAGCGGGTCGGCCAGCTTCAACGGCCGGGACATCTTCAAGATGCAGGGCGGCGAGCTGCGCAAGCTGCGCCGGAACATCCAGATCGTGTTGCAGGACCCGTACACCTCGCTGAACCCGAGGATGACGGTCGGCGACATCGTCGGCGAGCCCTACGAGATCCACCCCGAGGTCGCCCCCAAGGGCGAGCGGCGGAAGAAGGTGCAGGACCTGCTGGACGTGGTCGGGCTCAACCCCGAGCACATCCACCGGTACCCGCACCAGTTCTCCGGCGGCCAGCGGCAGCGCATCGGCATCGCCCGCGCGCTCGCCCTGCGCCCCGAGGTGATCATCTGCGATGAGCCGGTGTCCGCGCTGGACGTCTCCATCCAGGCGCAGGTGATGAACCTGCTGGGTGACCTGCAGACGGAGTTCGGGCTCTCCTACGTGTTCATCGCGCACGACCTGTCCGTGGTGCGGCATCTCTCCGACCGGGTCGGCGTGATGTACCTCGGCAAGATGGTCGAGCTGGGCACCGAGGAGCAGATCTACGAGCACCCGACGCACCCGTACACCCAGGCGCTGCTCTCCGCGGTGCCGGTGCCGGACCCGTCGCTGCGTGGTCGTCGCGAGGTCATCCGCCTCACCGGTGACGTGCCAAGCCCGGTGAACCCGCCCTCGGGCTGCCGGTTCCGCACGCGCTGCTGGAAGGCGCAGGACATCTGCGCCGAGGAATCGCCACTGCTGGAGATCCGGCTGCCCGAGCCGGGCGCCGCGCACCCCAGCGCCTGCCACTTCGCGGAGGAGAAGCCGCACGTGGTGGTGTGA
- a CDS encoding HAD domain-containing protein — protein sequence MRPLVLLDVDGPLNPFAAKADALPEGYREHRLRLSRWRREPQLRLWLNPDHGPRLIELAGHAGADLVWATTWEHRANSQLAPLLGLPELPVIYFGEPVLDSVWKYPAVARYAHGRTLLWFDDDFDLYPRARDEFLAGRGDTPTELVRVNPRTGLGEPDFDHAREWLAGVRRPG from the coding sequence ATGCGGCCGCTGGTGCTCCTCGACGTCGACGGTCCGCTCAACCCCTTCGCCGCCAAGGCGGACGCCCTCCCGGAGGGCTACCGCGAACACCGCCTGCGCCTGTCCCGCTGGCGCCGCGAACCCCAGCTCCGCCTCTGGCTCAACCCCGACCACGGCCCGCGCCTGATCGAACTGGCCGGGCACGCGGGCGCGGACCTGGTCTGGGCGACCACCTGGGAGCACCGGGCCAACAGTCAGCTCGCCCCACTGCTCGGCCTGCCCGAGCTGCCGGTGATCTACTTCGGCGAGCCGGTGCTCGACTCGGTCTGGAAGTACCCGGCGGTGGCCAGGTACGCGCACGGCCGGACCCTGCTGTGGTTCGACGACGACTTCGACCTCTACCCCAGGGCCAGGGACGAGTTCCTCGCCGGGCGCGGGGACACCCCGACCGAGCTGGTCAGGGTCAACCCGCGCACCGGGCTGGGCGAGCCCGACTTCGACCACGCGCGGGAGTGGCTGGCCGGGGTGCGCCGGCCGGGGTGA
- a CDS encoding uracil-DNA glycosylase, which produces MRTLADLDREVTRCRRCPRLVTWREEVATVKRAAFREQTYWARPVPGFGPPDAAISLVGLAPAAHGANRTGRMFTGDPSGDFLYQALHATGLSSSPVSVSADDGLELHGLRMTAPVRCAPPENKPTPAECDNCRPWLTTELTLLRPTLRVVVVLGAFGWQALLPVLAAADWRIPKPRPKFGHGVRVDLAGQEDQVLHLLGCYHVSPHNTYTGRLTQAMLQEVLTQAKTLAGVS; this is translated from the coding sequence GTGCGCACCCTTGCCGACCTTGACCGCGAGGTCACCCGCTGCCGCCGCTGCCCGCGCCTGGTCACCTGGCGGGAGGAGGTGGCCACGGTCAAACGCGCCGCCTTCCGCGAGCAGACCTACTGGGCCCGCCCGGTCCCCGGCTTCGGCCCACCGGACGCCGCGATCTCCCTGGTCGGCCTGGCCCCGGCCGCGCACGGCGCCAACCGCACCGGCCGGATGTTCACCGGCGACCCCTCCGGCGACTTCCTCTACCAGGCCCTGCACGCCACCGGCCTGTCCTCCAGCCCGGTCTCGGTCTCCGCCGACGACGGCCTGGAACTGCACGGCCTCCGGATGACCGCCCCGGTCCGCTGCGCCCCACCGGAGAACAAACCCACCCCGGCCGAATGCGACAACTGCCGCCCCTGGCTGACCACCGAACTCACCCTGCTCCGCCCCACCCTGCGCGTGGTGGTGGTGCTGGGCGCGTTCGGCTGGCAGGCCCTGCTCCCGGTGCTGGCCGCCGCGGACTGGCGGATCCCGAAGCCGCGCCCCAAGTTCGGCCACGGCGTGCGGGTGGACCTGGCTGGCCAGGAAGATCAGGTGTTGCACCTGCTGGGCTGCTATCACGTGTCCCCGCACAACACCTACACCGGCCGCCTGACCCAGGCGATGCTGCAGGAGGTGCTGACCCAGGCCAAAACCCTGGCGGGTGTGAGCTGA
- a CDS encoding S10 family peptidase, with amino-acid sequence MAVTDTPLDGESARGTGERDGAVVPRPEPVDDLVTTHHELSTGERTLSYTATTGRIVLRQEVHTDGTFTGHTAKAEVFVTAYTLDEADPATRPVTFAFNGGPGSSSVWLHLGLLGPRRVLTGDAGALAAPPYRLADNPETLLAHSDLVFIDPVSTGYSRAVQGEKPGEYHGYSGDLESVGEMIRLWTSRNGRWGSPKFLAGESYGTLRAAGLAQHLQSRHGMYLNGLMLISAVLDMGTIRFTEDNDLPYPLFLPTYAAIAHHHGRHGDRPLAEVLAEAEEYAERDYPWALARGNRLTAGERATAVAKLARLTGLTEDYVDRVRLRIEHLRFFAELLRPERRVAGRLDGRFAGHDADSGGEHFAEDPSYSAILGPYSAALNQYVRAELGYANDLPYEILTGNVHPWSYKEFEGAHVNVAGRLAEAMRANNHLRVHVACGYHDGATPYYASEHVLAHLAIPDELAANIETRHYPAGHMMYVHEPSRIQQSADLAQFIRDSVPQD; translated from the coding sequence ATGGCAGTCACGGACACGCCGCTCGACGGCGAGTCGGCGCGGGGAACCGGGGAGCGCGACGGGGCGGTCGTCCCACGGCCGGAGCCGGTCGACGACCTGGTCACCACGCACCACGAGCTTTCCACCGGTGAGCGGACCCTCTCCTACACGGCCACCACCGGCCGGATAGTCCTCCGCCAGGAGGTGCACACCGACGGGACCTTCACCGGGCACACGGCCAAGGCCGAGGTCTTCGTGACCGCCTACACCCTCGACGAGGCCGATCCGGCCACCCGGCCGGTGACCTTCGCCTTCAACGGCGGGCCCGGCTCCTCCAGCGTGTGGCTGCACCTGGGGCTGCTCGGTCCGCGCCGGGTGCTCACCGGCGACGCCGGCGCGCTGGCCGCGCCGCCCTACCGGCTGGCCGACAACCCGGAAACCCTGCTGGCGCACAGTGATCTGGTCTTCATCGACCCGGTCTCCACCGGCTACTCCCGGGCGGTGCAGGGCGAGAAGCCCGGGGAGTACCACGGCTATTCCGGGGACCTGGAGTCCGTCGGGGAGATGATCCGGCTGTGGACCTCGCGCAACGGGCGCTGGGGTTCGCCGAAGTTCCTGGCCGGGGAGTCCTACGGCACGCTGCGCGCGGCCGGGCTGGCCCAGCACCTGCAGTCCCGGCACGGGATGTACCTCAACGGGCTGATGCTGATCTCCGCGGTGCTGGACATGGGCACCATCCGGTTCACCGAGGACAACGACCTGCCCTACCCGCTGTTCCTGCCCACCTACGCGGCCATCGCGCACCACCACGGCCGCCACGGCGACCGGCCGCTGGCCGAGGTGCTCGCCGAGGCCGAGGAGTACGCCGAGCGGGACTACCCGTGGGCGCTGGCCCGCGGGAACCGGCTCACCGCAGGCGAACGGGCCACCGCGGTGGCCAAGCTGGCCCGGCTGACCGGGCTGACCGAGGACTACGTGGACCGGGTGCGGCTGCGGATCGAGCACCTGCGCTTCTTCGCCGAGCTGCTGCGCCCGGAACGCCGGGTGGCAGGCAGGCTGGACGGCCGGTTCGCCGGCCATGACGCGGATTCCGGCGGCGAGCACTTCGCCGAAGACCCGTCCTACTCGGCCATCCTCGGCCCGTACTCGGCCGCGCTCAACCAGTACGTGCGGGCCGAACTGGGCTACGCCAACGATCTGCCCTACGAGATCCTCACCGGCAACGTGCATCCCTGGTCCTACAAGGAGTTCGAGGGCGCGCACGTGAACGTGGCCGGGCGGCTGGCCGAGGCGATGCGGGCCAACAACCACCTCAGGGTGCACGTGGCCTGCGGCTACCACGACGGGGCCACGCCCTACTACGCCTCCGAGCACGTGCTGGCCCACCTGGCCATCCCGGACGAGCTGGCCGCCAACATCGAGACCCGCCACTACCCGGCTGGGCACATGATGTACGTGCACGAGCCGAGCCGGATCCAGCAGTCGGCCGACCTGGCCCAGTTCATCCGCGACTCGGTGCCGCAGGACTGA
- a CDS encoding NAD(P)/FAD-dependent oxidoreductase has translation MAAVKSQPTRILVVGGGYVGMYTALKLQAKLRASEASVTVVDPQPHMTYQPFLPEAAAGSIEPRHVVVPLRRVLKRCHVLTGRVTEINHADKRATVASPTGDLESVAYDVLVVALGSVARTLPIPGLAERGISFKTVGEAIYLRNHVLSRMDLASTTDDPELRKKLLTFVVIGGGYAGIEALAELEDMARYATRYYRNVKPEDMNWVLVEAAGRVMPEVSPKMGVYTVETLEERGIKCFLDTRVESMVDGHVVLSDGTEFDAETIVWTAGVKANPVLEQTDLPRDARGRVRCTASLQVEGMPDAWAAGDNAAVPDLSQTEQDPNATCSPSAQHAVRQAMRLSANILASLRGKPLKPYRHKYAGSVASLGLYKGVADVMGIKLKGFPAWFLHRTYHVSRMPTFNRKFRVVIDWTLALVFRREVVSLGQINDPKAEFARATAS, from the coding sequence ATGGCTGCTGTGAAGTCGCAACCGACCCGGATCCTGGTCGTCGGTGGGGGCTACGTCGGTATGTACACGGCCTTGAAGCTCCAGGCCAAGCTGCGCGCGAGTGAGGCGTCCGTGACGGTCGTCGACCCCCAGCCGCACATGACGTACCAGCCGTTCCTCCCCGAGGCCGCCGCTGGCTCGATCGAGCCAAGGCACGTCGTCGTGCCGCTGCGCCGGGTCCTGAAACGCTGTCACGTGCTCACCGGGCGCGTGACCGAGATCAACCACGCCGACAAGCGAGCCACCGTCGCCTCGCCGACCGGCGACCTGGAGTCCGTGGCCTACGACGTGCTCGTCGTGGCCCTCGGCTCGGTCGCCCGAACCCTGCCGATCCCCGGTCTGGCCGAACGAGGCATCTCGTTCAAGACCGTGGGTGAGGCGATCTACCTGCGCAACCACGTGCTGTCCCGGATGGACCTGGCCTCCACCACCGATGACCCCGAGCTGCGCAAGAAGCTGCTGACCTTCGTGGTCATCGGCGGCGGCTACGCGGGCATCGAGGCACTGGCCGAGCTGGAGGACATGGCCAGGTACGCCACCCGCTACTACCGCAACGTCAAGCCCGAGGACATGAACTGGGTCCTGGTGGAGGCGGCCGGGCGGGTGATGCCCGAGGTCAGCCCGAAGATGGGCGTCTACACCGTGGAGACCCTCGAGGAGCGCGGCATCAAGTGCTTCCTGGACACCAGGGTCGAGTCCATGGTGGACGGGCACGTGGTGCTCAGCGACGGCACCGAGTTCGACGCCGAGACCATCGTGTGGACCGCCGGGGTCAAGGCCAACCCGGTGCTGGAGCAGACCGACCTGCCGCGGGACGCCCGCGGCCGGGTGCGCTGCACGGCCAGCCTGCAGGTCGAGGGCATGCCGGATGCCTGGGCGGCCGGGGACAACGCCGCGGTGCCGGACCTGTCCCAGACCGAGCAGGATCCCAACGCCACCTGCAGCCCCTCGGCACAGCACGCGGTGCGCCAGGCCATGCGCCTCTCGGCCAACATCCTGGCCTCGCTGCGCGGCAAGCCGCTCAAGCCCTACCGGCACAAGTACGCCGGTTCGGTGGCCAGCCTTGGCCTGTACAAGGGCGTCGCGGACGTCATGGGGATCAAGCTCAAGGGCTTCCCGGCCTGGTTCCTGCACCGCACGTACCACGTGAGCCGGATGCCCACGTTCAACCGGAAGTTCCGCGTCGTGATCGACTGGACCCTTGCGCTAGTCTTCCGGCGCGAGGTGGTGTCACTCGGTCAGATCAATGATCCGAAGGCCGAGTTCGCACGCGCCACAGCGAGTTGA